One Longimicrobiales bacterium DNA window includes the following coding sequences:
- a CDS encoding folylpolyglutamate synthase/dihydrofolate synthase family protein produces the protein MSALTYEELVRELFPRLTGGIRWGLDRTRALLAAVGEPHTRFATIHVGGTNGKGSVAATIASILQRAGHRTGLYSSPHLTTFRERIRIDGAPVDRAALLAAAERLWPHITAAEPSFFEATTAIGLLALADAGVDVAVIEVGLGGRLDATNVITPEVSVLTNVSLDHVQLLGNTVEEVAREKAGIIKPGVPAVTAESNPTVLDVFRRAANAAGAALEVLPANEPRNVVVRASGTSMTVRTDHFGTLHVETPLVGAHQARNVALAVRAVDRLREHWRPDADAVVQGVAGVEWPGRLQLVRSADTSWLYDVAHNEAGVHVLVDALDALRLPRPLVMLVGVLGDKNWRAMLRPLQAAADDVVLTTPPTAPRDRCWDPVEVLAAVPSANTRVIEDFTAALEAVWRAARGGTVVVTGSFHTVGDAMIALRHAPWGADASLPPPSFAV, from the coding sequence TTGAGCGCGCTCACCTACGAAGAGCTGGTCCGTGAGCTGTTCCCGCGGCTCACGGGGGGAATCCGCTGGGGGCTCGACCGGACACGTGCGCTGCTGGCGGCCGTCGGCGAGCCGCACACCCGCTTCGCGACGATCCACGTCGGCGGCACGAATGGCAAGGGCAGTGTCGCGGCGACGATCGCCAGCATCCTGCAGAGGGCCGGTCACCGCACCGGCCTTTACTCCTCGCCGCACCTGACGACGTTCCGGGAGCGCATCCGCATCGATGGGGCGCCGGTCGACAGGGCTGCCCTGCTTGCGGCCGCTGAGCGCCTGTGGCCCCACATCACCGCAGCAGAACCATCCTTCTTCGAAGCGACGACTGCGATCGGCTTGCTGGCGCTCGCCGACGCCGGCGTCGACGTCGCCGTCATCGAGGTCGGCCTGGGGGGTCGCCTGGACGCAACCAACGTGATCACGCCCGAGGTGAGCGTGCTCACCAACGTCTCTCTGGACCACGTCCAGCTCCTGGGCAACACCGTCGAGGAGGTGGCACGGGAGAAGGCGGGCATCATCAAGCCGGGCGTTCCCGCCGTCACTGCCGAGTCGAATCCAACGGTGCTCGACGTATTCCGGAGGGCCGCAAACGCTGCAGGCGCAGCGCTGGAGGTGCTGCCGGCGAACGAGCCCCGCAACGTGGTCGTCCGCGCGTCCGGCACCAGCATGACCGTGCGCACGGATCACTTCGGCACACTGCACGTCGAAACGCCGCTCGTGGGTGCGCACCAGGCGCGCAACGTCGCCCTCGCCGTCCGGGCGGTCGACCGGCTCAGGGAACACTGGCGCCCGGACGCGGACGCCGTCGTGCAGGGCGTGGCGGGGGTCGAATGGCCGGGGCGGCTGCAGCTGGTGCGCAGCGCGGACACGAGCTGGCTCTACGACGTCGCACACAACGAGGCAGGCGTGCACGTCCTGGTCGATGCGCTCGACGCCCTGCGGCTCCCCCGGCCGCTGGTGATGCTGGTCGGCGTGCTGGGCGACAAGAACTGGCGCGCAATGCTGCGCCCGCTGCAGGCAGCGGCCGACGACGTCGTGCTGACGACGCCGCCGACCGCACCGCGGGACCGCTGCTGGGATCCTGTCGAGGTGCTGGCCGCGGTGCCCTCGGCGAACACGCGGGTGATCGAAGACTTCACGGCGGCGCTGGAGGCGGTGTGGCGGGCAGCGCGCGGCGGAACCGTCGTGGTTACGGGCTCCTTCCACACGGTTGGTGACGCCATGATCGCACTCCGCCACGCGCCGTGGGGCGCGGATGCCTCCTTGCCGCCCCCTTCGTTCGCCGTCTAG
- the accD gene encoding acetyl-CoA carboxylase, carboxyltransferase subunit beta, with translation MSWFKKPKQKLRAEDRRDLPSDVFDKCPSCGAIVYRARMEQNLFVCPECGHHQRLDAEGYLRALFDDEDYEEHFLELRSDDPLDFVDLKPYPQRLETAERRHGPGDAVRTATGTMEGIRVAIAVMDFEFIGGSMGSVVGEKITRLGHLALEQRMPLIVLSASGGARMMEGILSLMRMAKTSVMLAQLHEEGIPFVSILTNPTTGGVTASYAMLGDAILAEPGALIGFAGPRVIEQTIKQELPDGFQRSEFLLQHGMVDAIVDRRELKSTTAQLLRHMLAQPAPAQNGRPEDRASA, from the coding sequence GTGTCCTGGTTCAAGAAACCGAAGCAGAAGCTGCGCGCGGAGGACCGGCGCGACCTGCCCTCGGACGTGTTCGACAAGTGTCCTTCGTGCGGCGCCATCGTGTACCGCGCGCGGATGGAGCAGAACCTGTTCGTCTGCCCGGAATGCGGGCATCATCAGCGGCTGGACGCGGAGGGCTACCTGCGAGCGCTGTTCGATGACGAGGACTACGAGGAGCACTTCCTGGAGCTGCGCAGCGACGATCCCCTCGATTTCGTCGACCTGAAGCCGTACCCGCAGCGGCTGGAGACCGCGGAGCGCCGGCATGGGCCGGGCGATGCGGTGCGCACGGCGACAGGCACGATGGAGGGGATCCGTGTCGCGATCGCCGTCATGGACTTCGAGTTCATCGGCGGCAGCATGGGGTCGGTGGTCGGCGAGAAGATCACCCGGCTGGGCCACCTGGCGCTCGAGCAGCGTATGCCACTGATCGTCCTGAGCGCATCCGGCGGTGCGCGCATGATGGAAGGCATCCTCTCGCTGATGCGGATGGCCAAGACGTCGGTAATGCTGGCGCAGCTGCACGAGGAAGGGATCCCGTTCGTATCGATCCTGACCAACCCGACCACCGGGGGCGTCACGGCGTCGTACGCGATGCTCGGCGATGCCATCCTGGCCGAGCCGGGTGCGCTCATCGGGTTTGCGGGGCCGCGGGTGATCGAGCAGACGATCAAGCAGGAGCTGCCGGACGGTTTCCAGCGTTCGGAGTTCCTGCTTCAGCACGGGATGGTGGACGCGATCGTGGACCGGCGCGAGCTCAAGTCGACCACCGCCCAGCTGCTTCGTCACATGCTGGCACAGCCTGCGCCGGCACAGAACGGCCGCCCGGAGGATCGCGCAAGCGCTTGA